CAACCACATCAAGACGTAATTTCTGCTGTAATAAAGGTTCTGTTAAGGCTCCCATGCCAGGGCCTATCTCAACCCAATGTTGGCCAGGTTTTGCCTGCAAGCTGGAAAGTATGCTGTAAATAATATTATGGTCATGCAGAAAATTCTGACCAAAGCGTTTACGTGGAGTATGTGTCATTTTATAAAGAAGGGTTAGTTGCCATTGTTAATGCCGTTTGCAACGCAAATTGCAGGCTGCCGATATCGGCTTTGCCGGTACCTGCCAAGTCTAAAGCAGTGCCATGGTCAACAGAGGTGCGGATAATAGGTAATCCCAGCGTGATATTGACCGCTTTTCCAAAGCCCAGGTATTTAAGCACTGGCAAACCTTGGTCATGATACATGGCTAACACGGCATCTGCAGAGTCCAGGTATTTAGGGGTAAATAAGGTATCTGCCGCGAGTGGTCCCTGGAGATTTAGGCCTTGTTGGCGGAAGCCTTCTAATACGGGTTCGATAACGTCAATTTCTTCACGGCCCAAGTGACCATTTTCTCCGGCATGGGGGTTAAGCCCACATACCAGTATTTTTGGATTATCAAGGTTAAAGCGTGTACGTAAATCATGATCCAGTATGCGAATGACGGCTCTAAGGCGTGCGTGAGTGATGGCCGGGCTAACTTCAGTAAGAGGTAAGTGAGTTGTCACCAAGGCAACCCGCAAGCCCGGTGTTGCCAGCATCATTACCGGATGCCCGCCGGTGATTTCGGCAATATATTCGGTATGACCGCTAAAGGCAAAGCCGGCATCATTGATAATGCCTTTATGTACTGGGCCCGTCACCATTGCATCAAAAAGCCCATCAATACAACCTTTCGTTGCTAGAGTAATAGTTTTTAATACATAACGGCTGTTCAACAAGTTTGTTTGTCCATACTGAACCGGTTCAGAGAGATCAACAGGGAGTACCGTCAAGTTTCCGGCTTTCTGCTTTGTTGGTGGTAACGAGCGGTCAAATTCATTTAACCGGATAGAAAGGCCTAACTGTTGTGCGCGTTGCGTCAATAATTCAGGGCTGGCTATTACGATGAGTTGGCAGGGTAAATCCTGCTGTGCCAGTTGGATGCAAAGATCGGGGCCTATGCCGGCAGGTTCGCCGGGTGTTAATGCAATGCGTTGTATGGTATTAAGAGCCATGTGCCATGTCATCTAAAAAAAAATTAATTTTACAGCATAATAGCGCAATAATTTTAAAAAATGCTGTCAATAATAAGTTTTAGGGGCAGTAAAACGAATAGCAAATTAGATGTTGAAGCTAATGTTGGGCATTCGATGATGACATAGAGTGCTGATTGACCACCAAGGAATGATTGCTTTATGTTGAATCAAACAAAATATTAATGCGCTATAACTTACCATTAAGTTAAATAAGGTTACAATAAACCCATTTTTGAAAAATGAAGGTTTCCTTTTGGCTGAAAAAATTATTCGTATTGCAACACGCCAGAGTCCGTTGGCATTGTGGCAGGCAGAGCATGTCGCAGAATTATTGGTACTGGCATTTCCAGGTGTCAGGACGGAATTAGTTAAAATGATGACGCGCGGCGATAAAATTCTCGATGCACCTTTAGCCAAGGTTGGCGGCAAGGGCTTGTTTGTCAAAGAGTTGGAGCAAGGCATGTTGGAGGGATTGGCTGATATTGCCGTGCATTCGATGAAGGATGTGCCGGTAGATTTTCCTGACGGTTTGCATTTGGCGGCTATTTTGACTCGCGAAGATCCAACAGATGCCTTTGTATCGAATCGTTACTCAGCGTTAAACGACTTACCGAAAAATGCCAGAATTGGCACGTCCAGTTTGCGCAGGGAATGCCAGCTTAAAGAAAAATTTCCTGATGCTGAAGTTGTCCCGTTAAGAGGTAATGTTAATACCCGATTAGCCAAGCTGGATGCGGGTGATTATGATGCAATTATTCTGGCATCAGCCGGTTTAAAAAGATTGGGTATGACTAAACGTATTACGCAATCGCTAGATACCGACGTGAGTCTGCCGGCAATTGGGCAGGGTGCCATTGGTATAGAATGCCGCACCGATGATTTGGAAATTAACAAAATTTTAAGTGCGTTGCATGATACAGAAACGGGTCTTTGTGTTTCTGCCGAGCGAGCGATGAATGCACGATTGAATGGTGGTTGCCAAGTGCCAATTGCAGGTTTTGCGCAATTACAGGATGGGCAAATAGTCATGCGCGGATTAGTTGGCAATCCTGATGGTAGTGTGCTGTATAGATCGCAACGTTCGGGCGGGTTGGATCAGGGTGAAGTTATCGGTCGATGGATTGCTGAAGATCTTCTGGCGCAGGGTGCGGATGAAATTTTGCAGGCGTTATTTCATTGATTAAATCGTTAAAGGGCGCGCAGGTATTAGTGACTCGTCCGGCACATCAAGCAGAAAACTTAAGTCATTTAATTGAAGCGTGCGGTGGTGTGGCTGTACGGTTTCCAACACTCGCTATTGCGGCGTTGGATAATTCTGGCGAGATAGACAATACCCTGACACATTTGGACGGGTATCAATGGCTTATTTTTATTAGTACTAATGCAGTAACAATGCACAGTTACTATTCAGATGATGTTAAAATTAAAAAGATTAAGTCAATACGAATTGTTGCAATAGGAAAGGCAACTGCGCAAGCCTTGGCTATGGCTGGCTTGCCGGTCGATTTAGTACCTGAAAGTGGCTATAATAGCGAGGCATTGCTGGCAATGCCGGAAATGAAGGATATTGCCGGGCAGCATTATTTAATCGTTCGTGGCAAAGGTGGACGTGAAGAATTGGCCGTTACGTTACGCAGTAGAGGTGCAATTGTTGAGTATTTGGATGTCTATAAAAGAATAATTCCGGATATTGACAGCTCGCAAGTCAGTTTATTGATTGCCCAAGATAAGTTGGATGTCATCACGATAACCAGTGGTGAAGCCTTGCAAAACTTGTTAATCATGTTGGCAGAAAAATATCATCAGCGATTGTTCGAAGTGGCTCTCGTGGTAGTTAGTAACAGAATAAGGCAAATAGCTGCCGACTTAGGCTTTAAACGAATTGCAGTGACCCAGAGTCCTTCAGATATGGCAATTCTTGAGACAGTATCAATGTGTGTAACAGGAGGAATAGAGTGGCCGAATTGAGTGAACAACAAGAACAAGATCTGAGCGAGACCAAACAAATCCAGCGATCGCGGAGTGGCTTATGGTTTGGCATTATTGTACTGCTCATTATTATTGGACTTGCAGGTGCCGGTTTTTATTTTTTTACACAATTACGAAGCCAACAGGAAGGCTTGGGTGGTGAAGTTAAAGGGCAGATGTCAAAGCAGATTGCTGACTATCAGTCCCAACTTGTTGCCATTCAGTCCCAACTTGCAACCATAGAATCTACTGTTGCCGGTAAAGATACTCACTTTACCAAAACACTTGCTGACTTCTCCAGCTTACACAACGAAAAATTGGAAAGTACCCGCAAAGAGTTGAATGATTCTATTGCCAGAATCCAGCGTCAACTGGGCAAGACCCGTGGTGACTGGTTAATCGCCGATGCCGAGTATTTATTAAGTGTCGCCAATGAACGATTGCATTTAATCGGTGATGTTAATACCACACGTGAAGCATTAGAAGCAGCCGATCAACGTTTAAGAGAAAGCGGAGATGTTGGTGCATTTAAAGTACGGGAACAGATTGCCAAAGAAATTGACGTGGTCAAGAGAGTTAACGTGCCTGATGTTGTGGGTATTTATGCGGCAATTCAGGCTATGCAAGATCGGGTTGATAAATTAGTCTTGTTTTTGCCTTACACAGGTAAAGCTTTTACACCGCCTGTTGCAGAAAAGGAGCCATCTGGTGAAGCAACAGCAGATCAAGGTATGATTGATTCAGCCATGGATCAACTGGAAGGCATCGTCACCATCAGACACTCAGAACATGAAGTTAAAGAAATACTGACACCCGAAGAAGCGCAATTTATTAAAGAGCAATTAAGAGTAAAGCTGGAAATGGTAAAAATTGCCCTGGTTCAGCATAATGAAGGACTTTTTCATTCCGGTCTGGCAGATGCAAAAAAATGGACAGAAGAGCATTTCACCAAGGATGTAGAGGTGAATAATTTTATTGCCGAGTTGGATAGATTTACTACTATTAAAATTCGCAGCCAGTTTCCTGACATCAGCTTATCGTTAAAAATGCTCAGGGATATTACCAAGCTGAGAATAGAAACAGATAAAAGTATGCAACCCGCTGAAACAGTTGTGCCGGTAGAGAATGTTGATGCCGTCAAGCCAACTGAAATAGTTGTACCTGTTGAGAAAATTGAATCAACGAAGCCGACTGAAGTAATCGTTCCCTCTGAAGCAGTACCTGCGGCGCAATAATAGAGAATATATAATGAAAAAATTATTTTATTTTCTAGGTCCCCTTATTGCCACAGTTGTCTTGGCATTTTTTGTCAATTACTGGTTACAGCAGTATGATAATCCGGGTTATGTGCTGATTGGCATTGGGCATTGGTCTCTTGAAACATCGCTGGTAGTTTTTGCCGTTAGCCAGATATTTGGTTTTTTTGTCTTGTATCTATTCTTCCGTATTTTGGGCTGGTTGTTCAGGCTGCCCGGGCAAATGCATAGTCGTGGTAAAAATATTAAATTTAACCGCTCTCAAGAAGCATTAATTGCCGGGTTGGTTGACTCTGCAGAAGGTAATTGGGAAAAAGCGGAAAATGTTTTAATTAAACACGCATCTCATAGTGGTGCGCCGTTAATTCATTATTTGACTGCCGCAAGGGCCGCCCAATCGCGTGGCGCATTTGATAAAAGAGATGAGTATTTAAGAACAGCTACTGATCAGGCACCTGATTCCAGTGTGGTTATAGGTCTGACGCAAGCTGAACTGAATTTGTCCGGGAATCAGTTTGAGCAGGCCTTGGAAACATTGACCCGATTACATTCCATTGACCCGACACATGCCAGCGTTTTAAAGCTATTGCATCAAACTTATCAGCAGGTAGGCGACTGGCAAGGGATAAGAAAACTCATTCCTTCGTTGCATACTAATAAAATTTTGATGGAGGCCGAAGTAAAGTTACTGGAAACCGAGGCCTTTAGTGAGTTGCTAAAACAGTCTGCTGAAAAAGGTAAGATTGAAGAAATTCAAGCATTATGGTCAGAAGTTCCCAAGTATATAAAAGCCATGGCAGGTATTTCGGCTATCTATTTTGCCGCAATGATTGATGCCGGGGCAGGTGCCGAGATTGAAAACGAGCTGGCCGGTACTTTATCCGTTGCTTGGGATGAAACCTTAGTGGTATTGTTCGGAAGCATTCAGTCGAATGATGTTGCCAAGCAGCTTGAAACCGCTGAAAAATGGTCTTATGTACATCAAGAAAATGCCGTGTTGTTAGCGGTTCTCGGTAACTTGGCTATTAAATGTGACGACACCTTTAAAGCTGAAAGTTATCTCGCTAAAAGTATCGCTGCAGAACCTACCGTTCAGGCTTATCAATTATTGGGTGATTTGTTGTTTGCACAAGGCGATAAAGATAACGCATTCAAGTGTTATAAGAGTGGTTTGGAATTGGCGTCCAGTGAAATTGTCAGTCGAATAGATACGGTATCATAATAATTTTGTAGTATATTAATGACGCTTTTTCAATCAAACACAAAAAAATTATGAGGCATAAAAAATGAAAGCAATCGTGGCATTTTTATTGGTATTTTTAACCAGTGCAGTCTGTTTTGCCCAAGGGGCCGATGATAACTTTGCCGGAACATGGAAAACCGCCGAGGGAAAGGACGTTGTTATTACTAAAGTGGGTGCCGGTTTTATCGGTGAAGCAATAGACAAAAAAGTGGTTATATTAAACGATGTCAAATTTTCTGACGGTAAATGGACTGCTACCGTATTTAACCCAATAAAAGAAGTAACCGCTGATTGCGAACTCTTCTTGGAAGGTAATAATCTTAAAATTGTCGCAACAAAAGGCTTGTTTTCTAAAACGATCTATTGGAAAAAAGAAATATAGTCATTCCGTCTGAATCGATCAAAATGTGAATACCGCTTTAATGCGTTATGGACGCTCCCAAATTGTTAATTCGACTACCAATTTAAACCGGGATGTTTTTACAGATTCCACTCTTGAAGAAATGGTATCTGTCCCTAATACTGCTACCGCAAATGTAATTAATCTATAAGTTACAGTTAGATACGCAAATAATAAGATAAAGATCAAGCACTATTCTGGTAGAATTTTGAGTATTACAAAGTCTGATCAATAACTTAACCATGCCAGCTATTAAAAAAAACCGTATTCAGCAGCAAATTGACCGCTTCAAAAAGTCATTTTTGCAATCCCAAGGACTAGGTGTTGAGGATTTTTTTCAGCCGACAGCATTACCAACATTATCGCCAATACCCCGCATAAACGCTCCTCGGTGTTCTTGCCCTTAGTCACGCTTAAAGCTTTCATTTTCCAAGTATTAAGTGATGACGGTTCCTGTAAACAGGCAGTGGCAGGCGTATTGATTGATCGTATCGTCGATGGACAATCAGCCAATACGGTTAACACGGGACCTTACTGTAAAGCCCGACAACGCTTACCACTAAAGGAACTCAGAGCAGCCACCACAGCTGCTGGTTTGCGTCTTCATAACCAGTCTCTGGCCGCGTGGCGATGGAAGGGTTATAACGTTGTCCTTACTGATGGAGCAACGGTGCAAATGCCAGATACACCAGAGAATCAGGCAGACTTTCCTCAGCTGGATAGTCAAAAGCCTGGTTTGGGCTTTCCGATTGCTCGCATGGTTGTGTTGATTTCTTTGGCTGCAGGAACCGTGCTCGACTATAGCCTGGGAGCCTATCAAGGCAAAGGAACTGGCGAAACATCGTTACTCAGTCAACTGTTTGGCAGCCTGTCAGTTGGCGACTTGCTGATGGCGGACCGCTATTACTGTACCTTCGCCATTATTGCGCTCTTGCAGGCTCGTGAAATTCCTGTGCTATTTCCACTACATGCCCGGAAAAAAGTAGATTTCAGCTTGGGTGTCTACCTGGGTGCAAGAGATCATTTGATTGACTGGACGAAACCCAAACGGAAACCGGTGTGGATGTCCAAGCAGGACTATAGCGACTTGCCGGAATCGATTACCGTCCGAGAGTTTGCGGTAAACGGCAGAATCTATTTGACCACCTTACTAAATGCAAAGGGCTTTCATAAGCAAGAGCTGGCTATGCTTTATAAGCAGCGCTGGAAAATTGAGCTGGATTTTCGTTCCATCAAAACCAATATGGGCATGGAAATATTACGGTGCAAAAAACCTGACATGGTAAGCAAGGAGATAGCTATCCACTTATTGGCATACAACATCATTCGTGGCAATTTGGCACAGGCAGCCAGCCTGCATGAGAAGATACCCCGCCAACTGAGTTTCAGGTCAGCAGT
Above is a window of Methylobacter sp. S3L5C DNA encoding:
- the hemC gene encoding hydroxymethylbilane synthase yields the protein MAEKIIRIATRQSPLALWQAEHVAELLVLAFPGVRTELVKMMTRGDKILDAPLAKVGGKGLFVKELEQGMLEGLADIAVHSMKDVPVDFPDGLHLAAILTREDPTDAFVSNRYSALNDLPKNARIGTSSLRRECQLKEKFPDAEVVPLRGNVNTRLAKLDAGDYDAIILASAGLKRLGMTKRITQSLDTDVSLPAIGQGAIGIECRTDDLEINKILSALHDTETGLCVSAERAMNARLNGGCQVPIAGFAQLQDGQIVMRGLVGNPDGSVLYRSQRSGGLDQGEVIGRWIAEDLLAQGADEILQALFH
- a CDS encoding uroporphyrinogen-III C-methyltransferase; translation: MAELSEQQEQDLSETKQIQRSRSGLWFGIIVLLIIIGLAGAGFYFFTQLRSQQEGLGGEVKGQMSKQIADYQSQLVAIQSQLATIESTVAGKDTHFTKTLADFSSLHNEKLESTRKELNDSIARIQRQLGKTRGDWLIADAEYLLSVANERLHLIGDVNTTREALEAADQRLRESGDVGAFKVREQIAKEIDVVKRVNVPDVVGIYAAIQAMQDRVDKLVLFLPYTGKAFTPPVAEKEPSGEATADQGMIDSAMDQLEGIVTIRHSEHEVKEILTPEEAQFIKEQLRVKLEMVKIALVQHNEGLFHSGLADAKKWTEEHFTKDVEVNNFIAELDRFTTIKIRSQFPDISLSLKMLRDITKLRIETDKSMQPAETVVPVENVDAVKPTEIVVPVEKIESTKPTEVIVPSEAVPAAQ
- a CDS encoding heme biosynthesis HemY N-terminal domain-containing protein; the encoded protein is MKKLFYFLGPLIATVVLAFFVNYWLQQYDNPGYVLIGIGHWSLETSLVVFAVSQIFGFFVLYLFFRILGWLFRLPGQMHSRGKNIKFNRSQEALIAGLVDSAEGNWEKAENVLIKHASHSGAPLIHYLTAARAAQSRGAFDKRDEYLRTATDQAPDSSVVIGLTQAELNLSGNQFEQALETLTRLHSIDPTHASVLKLLHQTYQQVGDWQGIRKLIPSLHTNKILMEAEVKLLETEAFSELLKQSAEKGKIEEIQALWSEVPKYIKAMAGISAIYFAAMIDAGAGAEIENELAGTLSVAWDETLVVLFGSIQSNDVAKQLETAEKWSYVHQENAVLLAVLGNLAIKCDDTFKAESYLAKSIAAEPTVQAYQLLGDLLFAQGDKDNAFKCYKSGLELASSEIVSRIDTVS
- the pdxA gene encoding 4-hydroxythreonine-4-phosphate dehydrogenase PdxA yields the protein MALNTIQRIALTPGEPAGIGPDLCIQLAQQDLPCQLIVIASPELLTQRAQQLGLSIRLNEFDRSLPPTKQKAGNLTVLPVDLSEPVQYGQTNLLNSRYVLKTITLATKGCIDGLFDAMVTGPVHKGIINDAGFAFSGHTEYIAEITGGHPVMMLATPGLRVALVTTHLPLTEVSPAITHARLRAVIRILDHDLRTRFNLDNPKILVCGLNPHAGENGHLGREEIDVIEPVLEGFRQQGLNLQGPLAADTLFTPKYLDSADAVLAMYHDQGLPVLKYLGFGKAVNITLGLPIIRTSVDHGTALDLAGTGKADIGSLQFALQTALTMATNPSL
- a CDS encoding uroporphyrinogen-III synthase; amino-acid sequence: MIKSLKGAQVLVTRPAHQAENLSHLIEACGGVAVRFPTLAIAALDNSGEIDNTLTHLDGYQWLIFISTNAVTMHSYYSDDVKIKKIKSIRIVAIGKATAQALAMAGLPVDLVPESGYNSEALLAMPEMKDIAGQHYLIVRGKGGREELAVTLRSRGAIVEYLDVYKRIIPDIDSSQVSLLIAQDKLDVITITSGEALQNLLIMLAEKYHQRLFEVALVVVSNRIRQIAADLGFKRIAVTQSPSDMAILETVSMCVTGGIEWPN